Within the Pengzhenrongella sicca genome, the region GCAGGATCGTCACGGGCCCGTCGTTCACGAGCTCCACCGCCATGTCCGCGCCGAACGTGCCGGTCGCGACCTCGAGCCCGCGGGCGCGCAGGAGCGCGACGACGGCGTCGACCAGGGGCTCGGCGACGGGGCCGGGGGCGGCGTGGTTCCAGGTGGGCCGGCGCCCCTTCCGCGTGTCCGCGTACAGCGTGAACTGGCTGACCACGAGCACGGGGGCGCCCGCATCCGCCGCCGACTCCTCGCCGCGCAGGATGCGCAGCTCGGCGATCTTCCGCGCGATCAGCTCGGCCTCGGCGGCCCCGTCCGCGTGCGTGACGCCGACGAGCGCGAGCAGACCGGGCCGGTCGATCGCGCCGACGACGACGCCGCCGACGGTCACCGAGGCCCGCGTAACGCGCTGCACCACGGCTTTCACGCCACGGCCCTCACGCGCGCGCGCCCGCGCCGAACGTCGCCGTCACGGCGCCGACGGGCCGGCCGTGGCCGAGCACCGGCACGACGCCGACGGCGCGGATCGCGGCCGAGTCGACGCCCGCGGCCGCGAGGGCCGCGGCGAGCACCACCGGGCGAGGGCGCTCGCCGCCGTCGAGGATCTTGAACGCGAGCGACCCGCCGTCGGCGAGGCCCGCCGCGTAGACGCCGTCGGCGCCGTCCTTCGCGACCAGGCCGGGAACCGCCGCCATCACGCGGGTGACCTCGCGACCCGAGCCGCCGACGAGCTGCGGGTGCGCGTTCATGGCCGACGCGACGCGGGCCTCGGGGCCGCCGGGCGCGAGCCGGGGCGCCGCGGCCAGCCGGCCGAACGCGCGCGCGAGGCCGAGCACGGTCGTGGAGAACAGCGGCGCACCGCACCCGTCGACGGTCGCGTGCTCGACGCGGATGCCCGTCAGGGCCTCGATCTCGGCGCGGACGGCGCGCTGCAGGGGGTGCGCGGGCTCGAGGTAGTCGGACCGGCTCCACCCGAGCGCGACGCAGGTGGCGAGCATCGCCGCGTGCTTGCCCGAGCAGTTCTGGGTCAAGGACGTCGGGCCGAGGCCGGCTCGCTGCCAGTCGAACGCCGCCGCGAGGCCGAGCGGGACGTCCGGGGTGTTCTGCAGGTCGGCCTCGGTCAGGCCGACGCCGGCCAGGATCGCGCGCACGCCCGCGAGGTGGCCGGGCTCCCCCGAGTGGCTCGCGCACGCGAGCGCGAGGTCAGCGCCGTCGAGGTCGAGCCCGGCGCGCAGCATCGCGCTCGCCTGCAGGGGCTTGAGCGAGGACCGCGCCCAGATCACGGCGTCGGGGTCACCGAGCGCGACCCGCACGCGACCGTCGGGGGCGAGCACCACGAGGTGGCCGGCGTGCACGGACTCGACCAGGTCACCCCGGACGACGCGCGCGAGCGGGACGGCCCCGGCGGTCACCAGCCGCCGCGGGGCGGGGTACGCCCGCCCGGCCCCTTGCCGCGACCGCCCCGGCGGCCCGAGTAGGGCCGGATGGCCGGCCGCACGTCGACGAGGTACACGATCGCGGCGACGGCGGCGCCAAGCGCGAGGAAGGACAGCAGCCCCAGGCCCAGCGGGGCGGGGATCGCGACGAAGGCGA harbors:
- the dtd gene encoding D-aminoacyl-tRNA deacylase, with product MKAVVQRVTRASVTVGGVVVGAIDRPGLLALVGVTHADGAAEAELIARKIAELRILRGEESAADAGAPVLVVSQFTLYADTRKGRRPTWNHAAPGPVAEPLVDAVVALLRARGLEVATGTFGADMAVELVNDGPVTILLEA
- a CDS encoding asparaginase encodes the protein MTAGAVPLARVVRGDLVESVHAGHLVVLAPDGRVRVALGDPDAVIWARSSLKPLQASAMLRAGLDLDGADLALACASHSGEPGHLAGVRAILAGVGLTEADLQNTPDVPLGLAAAFDWQRAGLGPTSLTQNCSGKHAAMLATCVALGWSRSDYLEPAHPLQRAVRAEIEALTGIRVEHATVDGCGAPLFSTTVLGLARAFGRLAAAPRLAPGGPEARVASAMNAHPQLVGGSGREVTRVMAAVPGLVAKDGADGVYAAGLADGGSLAFKILDGGERPRPVVLAAALAAAGVDSAAIRAVGVVPVLGHGRPVGAVTATFGAGARA
- a CDS encoding DUF2516 family protein; this translates as MILYAQQLIYFALFFVVFVLAVWALGDAMTRPTGAFTSAGKRTKNFWLLLTGAATAVAFVAIPAPLGLGLLSFLALGAAVAAIVYLVDVRPAIRPYSGRRGGRGKGPGGRTPPRGGW